A genome region from Nitrospira sp. includes the following:
- a CDS encoding glycosyltransferase translates to MPKLVMIAYHFPPEGNAGSHRPLRFVRQLPTFGWATTIVTAVPSQYERYDPTLVAAIPVDTEIIRINSADLWRKFQSWRGRSVVGMSSGAAPSSSGKVSNGASSTLRAKLREVIRLAEAWWYHPDMASPWIKGAVHAVTEVCRRDRVSVIWATAGPVSALYVARAASQKSGIPYVLDFRDSWTITHNDFESRRPSWAIRRDRIRMYELLRGAQAVIFRYHTEAECFWQAYRGALEASKIYIIPNGYESPIEEHVTVTGDTCNVLYTGTLDTYRYDSLLEALVILKTKEPSLAQQLRLLFVGEGMDSLANEADTRGLSSMIQTMGPKTHAEVAGMQREAHALLVLGRLPTINGYELFAGAKLFGYLKAGRPIVGILPSDETQNVLRRVGCMTVADVDSVEDITRVLRLLLDRWSDETLSSLAPDRKACAVYCAERQTETLAHALERLPAKEAFIPGAQTVPATLRARVEHIRRLLIP, encoded by the coding sequence ATGCCAAAGCTTGTAATGATTGCATATCACTTTCCCCCAGAAGGAAATGCAGGTTCACATCGCCCGTTACGGTTCGTTAGGCAATTGCCGACATTTGGGTGGGCCACCACCATTGTGACAGCTGTTCCTAGCCAATATGAACGCTACGATCCAACGCTAGTAGCAGCGATTCCTGTCGATACGGAAATTATTCGCATCAACAGTGCCGATTTGTGGCGGAAGTTTCAGTCCTGGCGGGGGCGGAGCGTAGTTGGAATGTCATCGGGGGCTGCGCCTTCGAGTAGTGGCAAAGTCTCGAATGGGGCGTCCAGTACGCTCCGCGCGAAACTTAGAGAAGTGATACGCCTAGCTGAGGCCTGGTGGTATCACCCAGATATGGCAAGTCCCTGGATCAAGGGCGCAGTCCATGCGGTAACCGAGGTCTGCCGGCGAGACCGAGTATCGGTGATTTGGGCCACCGCCGGCCCGGTCAGTGCGTTGTATGTTGCGCGGGCTGCTTCGCAGAAAAGCGGTATTCCCTATGTTCTCGACTTCCGGGACTCATGGACCATTACACATAACGACTTCGAATCGAGGCGTCCCTCCTGGGCTATCAGGCGTGACAGGATCAGAATGTATGAACTGCTCCGAGGGGCGCAAGCTGTGATCTTTCGGTATCACACGGAGGCCGAGTGTTTTTGGCAAGCGTATCGAGGCGCTCTGGAGGCATCGAAGATTTATATCATCCCTAATGGATATGAGTCACCGATTGAAGAGCATGTCACCGTGACTGGAGACACATGCAATGTTCTGTATACCGGGACGCTTGATACGTATCGCTATGATAGCCTTCTCGAAGCCTTGGTCATCTTAAAAACCAAAGAGCCGTCGCTCGCACAGCAGTTACGCCTGCTGTTTGTAGGCGAAGGGATGGACTCGCTAGCCAATGAAGCCGACACGAGAGGATTGTCGAGCATGATCCAAACCATGGGGCCGAAGACTCATGCCGAGGTTGCTGGTATGCAACGAGAAGCTCATGCCCTACTCGTATTAGGGCGTCTGCCGACTATCAATGGTTACGAATTGTTCGCTGGAGCCAAACTGTTTGGATATCTGAAGGCCGGACGACCCATTGTGGGTATACTCCCCTCCGATGAGACCCAAAATGTTCTTCGTCGTGTTGGGTGTATGACGGTTGCCGATGTGGATTCAGTGGAGGACATCACCAGGGTACTGCGGCTTCTGCTTGATCGTTGGTCAGATGAAACTCTGTCCTCGCTGGCTCCCGATCGCAAGGCATGCGCCGTCTACTGCGCAGAGCGACAGACGGAGACACTGGCACATGCGCTGGAACGGCTGCCTGCTAAGGAGGCCTTTATCCCTGGGGCGCAAACTGTTCCCGCCACGTTACGCGCAAGGGTTGAGCACATCCGTCGATTGCTAATACCCTGA
- a CDS encoding class I SAM-dependent methyltransferase: protein MSYDKRLDSTVSEVFNSNSLYYEMMATWHGRQDGPVLEPEVKQIIEAHCRPNSHVLEGGSGSGSITNWFAGRHTDVNFVGVDISSIGVQMSREGAPPNAQYHTADLKQLPFADKTFTFIFSQSVIEHVVGWEDALVELHRVLIDGGELLIRVGNGGSGFHGQHTGSHLRAILNYLLRRNRAEVQTPSFQLRSGDWSQHVTNFDVQEIPSDVLLRELRRAGFSISYFTTGTEKWRGSGNWKAELISYLRFWPFNHLGSTSIVLAKKPSR, encoded by the coding sequence ATGAGCTACGACAAGAGACTGGATTCAACAGTGAGTGAGGTCTTCAACTCGAACAGTCTTTATTATGAAATGATGGCAACCTGGCATGGTCGGCAGGATGGACCGGTCTTGGAACCGGAAGTGAAGCAAATCATTGAAGCTCATTGTCGGCCAAACTCGCATGTTCTCGAAGGCGGGTCAGGGTCGGGCAGCATTACCAATTGGTTTGCCGGACGGCATACTGATGTAAATTTTGTCGGGGTCGATATTTCGAGCATTGGAGTACAGATGTCGCGCGAAGGCGCGCCACCCAACGCCCAGTATCACACAGCTGATTTGAAACAGCTTCCGTTTGCGGACAAGACCTTCACATTTATTTTTTCGCAATCGGTAATCGAGCATGTCGTTGGATGGGAAGATGCACTGGTCGAGCTCCATAGAGTGTTAATCGACGGAGGCGAACTGCTCATTCGCGTCGGAAACGGCGGATCAGGATTTCATGGTCAGCACACCGGTTCACATTTGCGGGCGATCCTCAACTATCTCCTCAGGAGAAATCGCGCCGAGGTCCAGACCCCCTCGTTTCAGTTGCGATCAGGAGACTGGAGCCAACATGTAACCAATTTCGATGTGCAAGAAATTCCATCAGATGTCCTACTGAGGGAGTTACGTCGGGCCGGGTTTTCGATCTCATACTTCACGACTGGCACGGAAAAGTGGCGCGGAAGTGGCAATTGGAAGGCCGAACTGATCTCTTATCTCCGATTCTGGCCGTTTAATCACTTGGGTTCAACCTCGATTGTCTTAGCCAAAAAACCTAGCCGCTAG
- a CDS encoding DUF2334 domain-containing protein: protein MYFCIRDDDTSFFTSPEDLERAYGEVTKQGPVSLAIIPFCRAGSSKGVPVAYREQWSIHPLEDNKALVDYLRRGIADGRYEAMLHGYHHDVPGIRWEFMDGTELARKVLEGKQYLEQLLHTTVRVFVPPHNAIGKSGLIGLAQAGLHLGGVAGMRRGWSWSSPSTVKTWWRLRSRRAKGLDGIPWVLDLADHKELAGNPITPMARFQNNLKRFDEACAVRGVFCAATHYWEFDQTTGDPQSPTVREHLHKLIQRAVADPKVRWVPVGTALLNSEALPQGS, encoded by the coding sequence GTGTATTTCTGCATCCGCGACGACGATACGAGTTTTTTTACCTCCCCCGAGGACTTGGAGCGAGCCTATGGTGAGGTTACAAAGCAGGGACCGGTGTCTCTGGCCATCATTCCATTTTGTCGGGCAGGGAGCAGTAAGGGGGTACCGGTGGCCTACCGCGAGCAATGGTCGATCCATCCGCTCGAAGACAATAAGGCCTTGGTGGACTACCTCCGTCGTGGCATCGCAGACGGTCGATACGAAGCCATGCTGCATGGGTACCATCACGATGTGCCCGGTATACGATGGGAATTCATGGACGGGACGGAGTTGGCCAGAAAGGTCCTCGAGGGTAAACAATACCTTGAGCAACTCCTCCACACGACTGTGCGGGTGTTCGTTCCGCCCCACAATGCTATCGGTAAAAGCGGGTTGATCGGGCTTGCCCAAGCGGGGCTTCACCTCGGTGGCGTGGCCGGCATGCGTCGCGGCTGGTCATGGTCCTCTCCGAGCACCGTAAAAACCTGGTGGAGACTACGAAGTCGTCGCGCAAAGGGGTTGGATGGTATTCCCTGGGTGCTTGATTTGGCGGACCATAAGGAGCTTGCCGGAAATCCCATTACGCCTATGGCCAGGTTTCAGAACAATCTCAAGCGATTTGACGAGGCCTGCGCGGTTCGCGGTGTATTTTGTGCCGCGACGCACTATTGGGAGTTCGACCAAACAACGGGAGACCCTCAGTCTCCCACAGTCAGGGAGCATCTTCATAAACTGATCCAACGTGCGGTGGCGGATCCGAAGGTCCGATGGGTTCCCGTTGGAACTGCGCTTCTCAACTCAGAAGCTTTACCTCAGGGCTCCTAG